The Micromonospora krabiensis genome window below encodes:
- the dapA gene encoding 4-hydroxy-tetrahydrodipicolinate synthase, translating to MTHDHPDTPARAVSRPFGRVLTAMVTPFTADGSLDLDGAARLANHLVDEQGNDALVVNGTTGESPTTTDTEKERLIRAVVEAVGDRAKVVAGVGTNDTRHTIELAAAAEKAGAHGLLVVTPYYNKPPQSGLLRHFTAVADATGLPVMLYDIPHRAGVPIATETLVRLAEHPRIVAVKDAKGDLTATSWVTSRTSLAFYSGEDSLTLPALAVGTVGVVGTSTHFTGALTKQMIEAYDAGDNATALALHRRLLPLYTGIFRTQGVILVKAGLTAAGLPAGPVRPPLVDATDDEIAQLRADCAAADLEFPA from the coding sequence ATGACGCACGACCACCCTGACACCCCCGCCCGGGCGGTGTCCCGTCCCTTCGGGCGAGTGCTCACCGCCATGGTGACCCCGTTCACCGCCGACGGGTCGCTCGACCTCGACGGCGCCGCCCGGCTGGCCAACCACCTGGTCGACGAGCAGGGCAACGACGCGCTGGTGGTCAACGGCACCACCGGCGAGTCGCCGACCACCACCGACACGGAGAAGGAACGCCTCATCCGGGCCGTGGTGGAGGCGGTCGGTGACCGGGCGAAGGTCGTCGCCGGGGTCGGCACCAACGACACCCGGCACACCATCGAGCTCGCCGCCGCCGCCGAGAAGGCGGGCGCCCACGGGCTGCTGGTGGTCACGCCGTACTACAACAAGCCGCCGCAGAGCGGGCTGCTGCGCCACTTCACCGCGGTGGCCGACGCCACCGGCCTGCCGGTGATGCTCTACGACATCCCGCACCGCGCCGGCGTGCCGATCGCCACCGAGACGCTGGTGCGCCTCGCCGAGCACCCCCGGATCGTCGCGGTGAAGGACGCCAAGGGCGACCTCACCGCCACCAGCTGGGTGACCAGCCGGACGAGCCTGGCCTTCTACAGCGGTGAGGACTCGCTGACCCTGCCGGCGCTGGCCGTCGGCACCGTCGGTGTGGTGGGCACGTCCACCCACTTCACGGGTGCGCTGACCAAGCAGATGATCGAGGCGTACGACGCGGGGGACAACGCGACCGCGCTCGCCCTGCACCGGCGGCTGCTGCCCCTCTACACCGGCATCTTCCGTACCCAGGGCGTCATCCTGGTGAAGGCGGGCCTGACGGCCGCGGGCCTGCCCGCCGGCCCGGTCCGGCCTCCGCTGGTCGACGCCACCGACGACGAGATCGCCCAGCTGCGCGCCGACTGCGCGGCGGCGGACCTGGAGTTTCCTGCATGA
- the thyX gene encoding FAD-dependent thymidylate synthase, translating into MVQPQVKLIAWTRFEAPDDVPWSTDAEGGQALAEFAGRACYQSWRKPNPATATNAGYLAHILEVGHLSVLEHGSVTFYFTGVSRSFTHELIRHRHFSYSQLSQRYVPERDAAMVEPAVIAEDPELHKKFVAAAEASVRAYTELLEGLEQRFADVENATLRRKQARQAARAVLPNATETRIVVSGNYRAWRHFIAMRATEHADVEIRELAVECLRQLQKVAPNVFADFVISTLPDGTEVATSPLAEVS; encoded by the coding sequence ATGGTGCAGCCCCAGGTGAAGTTGATCGCGTGGACCCGCTTCGAGGCGCCGGACGACGTGCCCTGGTCCACCGACGCCGAGGGGGGCCAGGCGCTCGCGGAGTTCGCCGGCCGCGCCTGCTACCAGTCCTGGCGCAAGCCCAACCCGGCGACCGCCACCAACGCCGGTTACCTCGCTCACATTCTCGAGGTCGGCCACCTCTCGGTGCTGGAGCACGGCTCCGTGACCTTCTACTTCACCGGGGTCTCCCGCTCCTTCACGCACGAGCTGATCCGGCACCGGCACTTCTCGTACTCCCAGCTGTCCCAGCGGTACGTCCCGGAGCGGGACGCCGCCATGGTCGAGCCCGCGGTGATCGCCGAAGACCCGGAGCTGCACAAGAAGTTCGTGGCGGCCGCCGAGGCGAGCGTCCGGGCCTACACGGAGCTGCTGGAGGGCCTGGAGCAGCGCTTCGCCGACGTGGAGAACGCCACGCTGCGGCGCAAGCAGGCCCGGCAGGCGGCCCGCGCGGTCCTGCCCAACGCCACCGAGACGCGGATCGTGGTCAGCGGCAACTACCGGGCGTGGCGGCACTTCATCGCGATGCGGGCCACCGAGCACGCCGACGTGGAGATCCGGGAGCTGGCCGTCGAGTGCCTGCGCCAGCTGCAGAAGGTGGCGCCGAACGTCTTCGCCGACTTCGTGATCTCCACCCTGCCCGACGGCACCGAGGTGGCGACGAGCCCGCTCGCCGAGGTCTCCTGA